From a single Herbiconiux sp. SALV-R1 genomic region:
- a CDS encoding folylpolyglutamate synthase/dihydrofolate synthase family protein yields the protein MSDQFFGGDFGPPADDPNDPESRDGEGEGDEFDAVGLDAPDEFVEEGDAVYAALLARLGEAAPQPRLSATRRAVELLGDPQRAYSVIHLTGTNGKTSTSRITESILRAYGLRTGLFTSPHLERLNERIMIDGRPISNEALAANWRDIEPFLELVDGELEAAGEPRLTFFEALTVLAFASFAEAPVDVAVIEVGMGGEWDSTNVADGQVAVFTPISLDHTARLGNTVEEIARTKSGIIKPAAQVVSAVQPAGALAELARAAELSESTLAVEGEQFALESSTVAVGGQLVTIRGLAGRYDELFLPLYGTHQGHNAAVAVAAVESFLGGGTQALVEDVLTEGFATVTSPGRLQLVGTEPTVLVDAAHNPGGAEALAGAVKEFFTFDKVVAVVAVLADKDVAGIIRALDPVVDEFVVTTSSSDRAIDPDELASTVVAIAGADRVVVETELRDALDQARELAGETEQGAVLVTGSITLVGEVIGIAAAEEWK from the coding sequence ATGTCTGACCAGTTCTTCGGAGGGGACTTCGGCCCCCCGGCCGACGACCCGAACGACCCCGAGTCGCGCGACGGTGAGGGGGAGGGCGACGAGTTCGACGCGGTCGGCCTCGACGCCCCCGACGAGTTCGTCGAGGAGGGCGACGCCGTCTACGCCGCCCTGCTTGCGCGGCTCGGCGAGGCCGCGCCCCAGCCGCGGCTCTCCGCCACGCGCCGCGCCGTCGAGCTGCTGGGCGACCCGCAGCGCGCCTACTCGGTCATCCACCTCACCGGCACCAACGGCAAGACCTCGACCAGCCGCATCACCGAGAGCATCCTGCGCGCCTACGGCCTCCGCACGGGCCTGTTCACGAGCCCGCATCTCGAGCGGCTCAACGAGCGCATCATGATCGACGGCCGGCCCATCTCGAACGAGGCGCTGGCGGCGAACTGGCGCGACATCGAGCCCTTCCTCGAGCTCGTCGACGGCGAGCTGGAGGCTGCGGGCGAGCCGCGGCTGACCTTCTTCGAGGCGCTGACGGTGCTGGCCTTCGCGAGCTTCGCCGAGGCGCCCGTCGACGTCGCCGTGATCGAGGTGGGCATGGGCGGCGAGTGGGACTCCACCAACGTCGCCGACGGGCAGGTCGCCGTCTTCACGCCGATCTCGCTCGACCACACGGCGCGGCTCGGCAACACCGTCGAGGAGATCGCCCGCACGAAGTCGGGGATCATCAAGCCCGCGGCCCAGGTGGTCTCGGCCGTGCAGCCCGCCGGCGCACTCGCCGAGCTGGCACGGGCCGCCGAGCTCTCGGAGTCGACGCTCGCGGTCGAGGGCGAGCAGTTCGCGCTGGAGAGCTCGACGGTGGCGGTCGGCGGTCAGCTGGTCACCATCCGCGGGCTCGCCGGGCGTTACGACGAGCTCTTCCTCCCGCTCTACGGCACGCACCAGGGGCACAACGCCGCCGTGGCGGTCGCCGCGGTGGAGTCGTTCCTCGGCGGGGGCACCCAGGCGCTTGTCGAGGATGTGCTCACCGAGGGCTTCGCCACGGTCACCTCGCCCGGCCGGCTGCAGCTGGTCGGCACCGAGCCCACCGTGCTGGTCGACGCCGCGCACAACCCCGGTGGCGCCGAGGCGCTGGCCGGGGCCGTGAAGGAGTTCTTCACCTTCGACAAGGTCGTCGCCGTCGTGGCCGTGCTGGCCGACAAAGACGTGGCGGGCATCATCAGGGCGCTCGACCCCGTGGTCGACGAGTTCGTGGTGACCACCTCGTCGTCCGACCGCGCCATCGACCCCGACGAGCTCGCCTCCACCGTCGTGGCGATCGCGGGCGCCGACCGGGTCGTCGTCGAGACCGAGCTGCGCGACGCGCTCGACCAGGCGCGCGAGCTGGCGGGGGAGACGGAGCAGGGCGCCGTGCTCGTCACCGGGTCGATCACCCTGGTCGGCGAGGTCATCGGCATCGCCGCCGCCGAGGAGTGGAAGTGA
- the ndk gene encoding nucleoside-diphosphate kinase, protein MTTHVEETLVLIKPDGVARNLTGEILRRIEAKGYQLVDVKLLQPERELLAAHYEEHRGKPFYEPLVEFMESGPVVALRIAGNRVIEGFRSLAGTTDPTTAAPGTIRGDLGRDWGLAVQQNLVHGSDSPESAERELALWFA, encoded by the coding sequence ATGACCACTCACGTCGAAGAAACCCTCGTTCTCATCAAGCCCGACGGCGTCGCCCGCAACCTCACCGGGGAAATCCTCCGCCGCATCGAGGCCAAGGGCTACCAGCTCGTCGACGTGAAGCTGCTGCAGCCCGAGCGCGAGCTGCTCGCCGCGCACTACGAGGAGCACCGGGGCAAGCCCTTCTACGAGCCCCTCGTCGAGTTCATGGAGTCGGGCCCCGTCGTCGCCCTCCGCATCGCCGGCAACCGCGTGATCGAGGGCTTCCGCTCCCTCGCCGGCACCACCGACCCCACCACCGCCGCGCCCGGCACCATCCGCGGCGACCTCGGCCGCGACTGGGGCCTCGCCGTGCAGCAGAACCTCGTGCACGGCAGCGACTCACCCGAGTCGGCCGAGCGCGAGCTCGCCCTCTGGTTCGCGTAG
- a CDS encoding DUF4233 domain-containing protein produces MRGGSVRQSLGAIVLGFESVVMFFAALVVFGLKVLPAPLALGGGAVLCVLLLASTVLLRYRWGYALGWALQAVIAATCILVPMLAIVAVVFIGLYAFCMIKGGQIDRQKAAFAAAEGTEPTEDR; encoded by the coding sequence GTGAGGGGCGGGTCGGTTCGCCAGAGCCTCGGCGCGATCGTGCTCGGCTTCGAGTCGGTCGTCATGTTCTTCGCGGCGCTCGTCGTCTTCGGCCTCAAGGTGCTTCCCGCACCGCTCGCCCTCGGCGGCGGCGCGGTGCTCTGCGTGCTGCTGCTCGCGAGCACCGTGCTGCTGCGCTACCGCTGGGGCTACGCCCTCGGGTGGGCGCTGCAGGCGGTCATCGCCGCCACGTGCATCCTGGTTCCGATGCTCGCGATCGTCGCCGTCGTGTTCATCGGCCTCTACGCCTTCTGCATGATCAAGGGCGGCCAGATCGACCGGCAGAAGGCCGCCTTCGCGGCGGCTGAGGGCACGGAGCCGACCGAGGATCGGTGA
- the ileS gene encoding isoleucine--tRNA ligase, whose translation MTYPKDSDEFSSVVPSPSFPEVEKGVLAFWKGDDTFRESIRHREGAPEWVFYDGPPFANGLPHYGHLLTGYAKDVFPRFQTMRGKKVDRRFGWDTHGLPAELEAMKQLGITEKSQIEEMGVEVFNDASRRSVLQYTKEWQEYVTRQARWVDFDNDYKTLDITFMESVLWAFKQLHTKGLAYEGYRVLPYCWKDETPLSNHELRMDDDVYKMRQDQTVTVTFPLVGSRAEALGLTAVRALAWTTTPWTLPTNMALAVGPDIEYAVVPAGPNGTADTEVARETAEATAGSPGTGTGSITVLGAEYLLAADLVGNYAKDLGYDSADEARAAVSRTVTGRQLEGVAYDRLWDYYADAEKWGTQNAWQILVADYVSTTDGTGIVHQAPAYGEEDQKVCEAAGIPVIISVDDGGRFLSTVKDVEGLQVFDANKPLTQLLKSQGRLLRQASYEHSYPHCWRCRNPLIYKAVSSWFVRVTTIRDRMEELNQQIEWVPENVKDGQFGKWVSGARDWSISRNRFWGSPIPIWKSDDPTYPRVDVYGSLAELEADFGRLPLNREGQPDLHRPFIDELTRPNPDDPTGRSTMRRIEDVFDVWFDSGSMPFAQVHYPFENEDWFATHSPADFIVEYIGQTRGWFYVMHVLSTALFDRPAFKNVISHGIVLGSDGQKMSKSLRNYPDVSEVFDRDGSDAMRWFLMSSSVLRGGNLVVTEEGIRQGVRELLLPLWSTYYFFTLYANSAQEGGYEAQWRTDSTDVLDRYLLAKTRELIQSVTADLEDLDATLASAKLRDFADVLTNWYVRRSRDRFWSGDDRDAFDTLFTVLETVTRVAAPLIPLVSDAMWKGLTGGRSVHLTDWPNENLFPADPGLVHTMDTVRSISSTVLSLRKLNGLRVRLPLAGLTIVADGAESLAQFESILRDELNVKSVTVVEQNATSAAEFGITSKLTVNARVAGPRLGKQVQQAIKAARDGQWSEENGVVTAGGIQLLAGEYELVLEASLGDADAEGSGGSTALALLPGGGFVLLDTTLTPELEGEGLARDVIRAVQDARKSAGFDVSDRIALDLVFFSDADADAVRAALATVDVAGETLATDFAVRSPADASALEGYRKVLPSEWLPAVVHSSPESFARIGEGKYANADEFVIALSRKSVSRDV comes from the coding sequence ATGACGTACCCCAAAGACTCCGACGAATTCAGTTCCGTCGTCCCGTCGCCGAGCTTTCCCGAGGTGGAGAAGGGCGTGCTCGCGTTCTGGAAGGGGGACGACACCTTCCGCGAGTCGATCCGCCACCGCGAGGGCGCGCCCGAGTGGGTGTTCTACGACGGCCCGCCCTTCGCCAACGGCCTCCCGCACTACGGGCACCTGCTCACCGGCTACGCCAAAGACGTCTTCCCGCGCTTCCAGACCATGCGCGGCAAGAAGGTCGACCGCCGCTTCGGGTGGGACACGCACGGCCTGCCCGCGGAACTCGAGGCCATGAAGCAGCTCGGCATCACCGAGAAGAGCCAGATCGAGGAGATGGGCGTCGAGGTCTTCAACGACGCCAGCCGCCGCTCGGTGCTGCAGTACACGAAGGAATGGCAGGAGTACGTCACCCGCCAGGCCCGCTGGGTCGACTTCGACAACGACTACAAGACCCTCGACATCACCTTCATGGAGAGCGTGCTCTGGGCCTTCAAGCAGCTGCACACGAAGGGCCTCGCCTACGAGGGCTACCGCGTGCTGCCGTACTGCTGGAAAGACGAGACCCCGCTGTCGAACCACGAACTCCGGATGGACGACGACGTCTACAAGATGCGTCAAGACCAGACGGTGACGGTGACGTTCCCCCTCGTCGGCTCGCGCGCCGAGGCGCTCGGCCTCACCGCCGTGCGCGCCCTCGCCTGGACGACCACGCCCTGGACCCTGCCGACGAACATGGCACTCGCCGTCGGCCCCGACATCGAGTACGCCGTCGTGCCCGCCGGCCCGAACGGCACGGCCGACACCGAGGTCGCCAGAGAGACCGCCGAGGCCACGGCCGGCAGCCCCGGCACGGGCACCGGCAGCATCACCGTGCTCGGCGCCGAGTACCTCCTCGCCGCCGACCTCGTCGGCAACTACGCCAAAGACCTCGGCTACGACTCCGCCGACGAGGCCCGCGCCGCCGTCTCGCGCACCGTCACCGGCCGCCAGCTCGAGGGCGTCGCCTACGACCGCCTCTGGGACTACTACGCCGACGCCGAGAAGTGGGGCACCCAGAACGCCTGGCAGATCCTCGTCGCCGACTACGTCTCCACCACCGACGGCACCGGTATCGTGCACCAGGCTCCCGCCTACGGTGAGGAAGACCAGAAGGTCTGCGAGGCGGCGGGCATCCCCGTCATCATCTCGGTCGACGACGGCGGCCGCTTCCTCTCCACGGTGAAGGATGTGGAGGGCCTGCAGGTCTTCGACGCCAACAAGCCGCTCACGCAGCTTCTCAAGTCGCAGGGCCGCCTGCTCCGCCAGGCGAGCTACGAGCACAGCTACCCGCACTGCTGGCGCTGCCGCAACCCGCTCATCTACAAGGCGGTGTCGAGCTGGTTCGTGCGTGTCACGACCATCCGCGACCGCATGGAGGAGCTCAACCAGCAGATCGAGTGGGTTCCCGAGAACGTCAAGGACGGTCAGTTCGGCAAGTGGGTCTCCGGCGCCCGCGACTGGTCGATCTCGCGCAACCGCTTCTGGGGCTCGCCCATCCCGATCTGGAAGAGCGACGACCCGACCTACCCGCGCGTCGACGTGTACGGCTCGCTGGCCGAGCTCGAGGCCGACTTCGGGCGTCTGCCGCTGAACCGCGAGGGGCAGCCCGACCTGCACCGCCCGTTCATCGACGAGCTCACCCGCCCGAACCCCGACGACCCCACGGGCCGTTCGACGATGCGCCGCATTGAGGACGTGTTCGACGTCTGGTTCGACTCCGGCTCGATGCCGTTCGCCCAGGTGCACTACCCGTTCGAGAACGAGGACTGGTTCGCCACGCACAGCCCCGCCGACTTCATCGTGGAGTACATCGGGCAGACCCGCGGCTGGTTCTACGTGATGCACGTGCTCTCCACCGCGCTGTTCGACCGGCCGGCGTTCAAGAACGTCATCAGCCACGGCATCGTGCTGGGCTCCGACGGGCAGAAGATGTCGAAGTCGCTGCGCAACTACCCCGACGTCTCCGAGGTGTTCGACCGCGACGGCTCGGATGCGATGCGCTGGTTCCTCATGTCGTCGTCGGTGCTGCGCGGCGGCAACCTGGTGGTGACCGAGGAGGGCATCCGCCAGGGCGTGCGCGAGTTGCTGCTGCCGCTGTGGAGCACGTATTACTTCTTCACCCTCTACGCCAACAGCGCGCAGGAGGGCGGCTACGAGGCGCAGTGGCGCACCGACTCCACCGACGTGCTCGACCGCTACCTGCTCGCCAAGACGCGGGAGCTGATCCAGTCGGTCACGGCCGACCTGGAAGACCTGGATGCGACGCTCGCCTCGGCGAAGCTCCGCGACTTCGCCGACGTGCTCACCAACTGGTACGTGCGGCGTTCCCGCGACCGCTTCTGGTCGGGTGACGACCGCGACGCGTTCGACACGCTCTTCACCGTGCTGGAGACCGTCACCCGGGTGGCCGCCCCGCTCATCCCGCTGGTCTCAGACGCCATGTGGAAAGGCCTCACCGGCGGCCGCAGCGTGCACCTCACCGACTGGCCGAACGAAAACCTCTTCCCGGCCGACCCCGGCCTCGTGCACACCATGGACACGGTGCGCTCGATCTCGTCGACCGTGCTGTCGCTCCGCAAGCTCAACGGCCTGCGGGTGCGGCTGCCGCTGGCGGGCCTCACGATCGTGGCCGACGGCGCCGAGTCGCTGGCGCAGTTCGAGTCGATCCTGCGCGACGAGCTCAACGTGAAGAGCGTCACCGTCGTCGAGCAGAACGCCACGAGCGCCGCCGAGTTCGGCATCACCTCGAAGCTCACCGTGAACGCCCGCGTGGCGGGGCCGCGCCTCGGCAAGCAGGTGCAGCAGGCCATCAAGGCAGCCCGCGACGGGCAGTGGAGCGAGGAGAACGGCGTGGTCACGGCCGGCGGCATCCAACTGCTGGCGGGGGAGTACGAGCTCGTGCTCGAGGCCTCGCTCGGCGACGCCGATGCCGAGGGCTCGGGGGGCTCGACCGCTCTCGCCCTCCTGCCGGGCGGCGGTTTCGTGCTGCTCGACACCACCCTCACACCCGAGCTCGAGGGCGAGGGGCTCGCACGCGACGTCATCCGTGCCGTGCAAGACGCCCGCAAGTCGGCGGGCTTCGACGTGAGCGACCGCATCGCGCTCGACCTGGTGTTCTTCTCCGACGCGGATGCGGATGCGGTGCGCGCCGCCCTCGCCACCGTCGACGTGGCCGGTGAGACCCTCGCGACCGACTTCGCCGTGCGCTCGCCCGCCGACGCATCCGCGCTCGAGGGCTACCGAAAGGTTCTCCCGTCGGAGTGGCTGCCCGCCGTGGTGCACTCCTCGCCCGAGAGCTTCGCCCGGATCGGCGAGGGCAAGTACGCCAACGCCGACGAGTTCGTGATCGCCCTGAGCCGGAAGTCGGTGAGCCGAGATGTCTGA
- a CDS encoding TetR/AcrR family transcriptional regulator: MPPAGRPRASSKPMLEEAASELFLEQGYAKTTIEQITRRAGVSRNTFFNYFASKSDLLWIELDASLAALAGALAEAPAGEGADPLTALEGALHRTAEGITATRAPLVLTQGQAMGIDDELRAAGLARALAHADAVELFLAGRGLDPLVARAAALAVVGASAAAIGRWAADGPDRGPLVTYLDRVVHPVLEGFRIG; this comes from the coding sequence ATGCCACCCGCCGGCCGCCCCCGCGCCTCCTCGAAGCCGATGCTCGAAGAGGCGGCATCCGAGCTCTTCCTCGAACAGGGCTACGCGAAAACCACGATCGAGCAGATCACCCGACGCGCCGGGGTCAGCCGCAACACCTTCTTCAACTATTTCGCCTCGAAGAGCGACCTGCTCTGGATCGAACTCGACGCCAGCCTCGCCGCGCTGGCCGGCGCCCTCGCCGAGGCGCCCGCCGGCGAGGGCGCCGACCCGCTCACCGCGCTCGAAGGGGCCCTCCACCGCACGGCCGAGGGCATCACCGCAACCCGCGCTCCGCTCGTGCTCACCCAAGGCCAGGCCATGGGCATCGACGACGAGCTGCGCGCCGCCGGTCTCGCCCGCGCGCTCGCCCACGCCGACGCCGTCGAGCTCTTCCTCGCCGGGCGCGGGCTCGACCCCCTCGTCGCGCGTGCGGCGGCGCTCGCCGTGGTCGGCGCCTCCGCCGCGGCGATCGGCCGCTGGGCCGCCGACGGGCCCGATCGCGGGCCGCTGGTGACCTACCTCGACCGGGTCGTGCATCCTGTGCTCGAGGGCTTCAGGATCGGCTAG
- a CDS encoding ABC transporter substrate-binding protein: MRSQQIAPPPSHTRQVVTVSSRSLTLAALATASALLLAGCTAGGEAEEPQAAGTPVEGGTLTYATGFGEATCLDPHVGGNMPQALVGTNVLESLFSQDENGEIVPWLATGSTVSDDGLTVDVALRSDVTFTDGTPFDAEAVVANIEHMKDPDTASSTAILALGKVASVQAVDAQTARFTLSEPDSALQESLAQTWLAMESPAGLARGMDENCAAPIGTGPFVFSEWVKQDHVTLTRNDDYASAPAGAAHDGPAYLDEIVWRFIPDPATRFAALQSGEVDVIDEMQPDNVVAATAEGSGFGVLTGALPGASIRLELNSGYAPFDDERVRKAFIKAADVNPGIESLFFGTVDRSYSVLSSSTPYGASFESEYTVDADEANRLLDEAGWTSRDAEGYRVKDGQRLTVDFPVSTNQSIPAEVSLFEQIQATTKAVGFDVELHPLDLSSWYAALGSWDFGVTSAIYTKNSPDVLRILYHSDNIQPAPSGYHPNHSHVSIPELDAALTEAGETSDPEKRAELYEEAQRILAEGAYVLPLYDHLQKIGYSDRVQGLSLLPTLQIPYFGDTWMAG; encoded by the coding sequence ATGCGATCACAGCAGATCGCACCCCCACCCTCCCACACCAGACAGGTCGTCACCGTGTCCTCACGCTCCCTCACTCTGGCGGCGCTCGCCACAGCATCCGCTCTTCTCCTCGCCGGCTGCACCGCGGGAGGCGAGGCGGAGGAACCCCAGGCGGCGGGCACGCCCGTCGAGGGCGGCACCCTCACCTACGCCACGGGCTTCGGCGAGGCGACCTGCCTCGACCCGCACGTGGGCGGCAACATGCCGCAGGCGCTGGTGGGCACGAACGTGCTCGAGTCGTTGTTCTCGCAAGACGAGAACGGTGAGATCGTGCCGTGGCTCGCCACCGGCTCCACCGTCTCCGACGACGGGCTCACCGTCGACGTGGCGCTGCGCTCCGACGTCACGTTCACCGACGGCACGCCCTTCGACGCCGAGGCCGTCGTGGCCAACATCGAGCACATGAAAGACCCCGACACCGCGTCGTCGACCGCCATCCTGGCGCTCGGCAAGGTGGCGTCGGTGCAGGCCGTCGACGCGCAGACCGCGAGGTTCACCCTGTCGGAGCCCGACAGCGCCCTGCAGGAGTCGCTGGCCCAGACCTGGCTGGCGATGGAGTCGCCCGCCGGCCTCGCCCGCGGCATGGACGAGAACTGCGCCGCCCCCATCGGCACCGGCCCGTTCGTGTTCAGCGAGTGGGTGAAGCAGGATCACGTGACCCTCACCCGCAACGACGACTACGCCTCGGCTCCCGCGGGCGCTGCTCACGACGGGCCCGCCTACCTCGACGAGATCGTGTGGCGCTTCATCCCCGACCCGGCGACCCGCTTCGCGGCGCTGCAGTCGGGCGAGGTCGACGTCATCGACGAGATGCAGCCCGACAACGTGGTGGCGGCGACCGCCGAGGGTTCGGGCTTCGGTGTGCTGACGGGGGCGCTGCCGGGTGCCTCCATCCGGCTCGAGCTCAACTCGGGCTACGCGCCGTTCGACGACGAGCGGGTGCGCAAGGCGTTCATCAAGGCGGCCGACGTGAACCCCGGCATCGAGAGCCTGTTCTTCGGCACGGTCGACCGCTCCTACTCGGTGCTGTCGAGCTCCACCCCCTACGGCGCGTCGTTCGAGAGCGAGTACACGGTCGACGCCGACGAGGCGAACCGTCTGCTCGACGAGGCGGGGTGGACCTCTCGGGATGCCGAAGGGTACCGGGTGAAGGACGGGCAGCGCCTCACGGTCGACTTCCCCGTGTCGACGAACCAGTCGATCCCCGCCGAGGTGTCGCTGTTCGAGCAGATCCAGGCCACCACGAAGGCCGTCGGCTTCGACGTGGAGCTGCACCCCCTCGACCTGTCGTCGTGGTACGCGGCGCTCGGCTCCTGGGACTTCGGCGTCACCAGCGCGATCTACACGAAGAACTCGCCCGACGTGCTGCGCATCCTCTACCACTCCGACAACATCCAGCCGGCGCCGAGCGGGTACCACCCGAACCACTCGCACGTGTCGATCCCCGAACTGGATGCGGCGCTCACCGAGGCGGGTGAGACCTCCGACCCAGAGAAGCGGGCCGAGCTCTACGAGGAGGCGCAGCGCATCCTCGCCGAGGGCGCGTACGTGCTGCCGCTCTACGACCACCTGCAGAAGATCGGCTACAGCGACCGGGTGCAGGGGCTGTCGCTCCTGCCCACCCTGCAGATCCCGTACTTCGGCGACACCTGGATGGCCGGCTGA
- a CDS encoding vitamin K epoxide reductase family protein — MPAETSSSRRPIGLAIFLVVAGVLGWFASFDLTLERIETLIDPSYVPSCNISPLVTCGPNMASPQGALFGFPNPIIGVAAFVAPIVVGVAILAGARFAKWFWVIFNLGFALALWFVIWLMIQSIFVLGTLCPYCMLVWSVVIPLFWYVMAYNVKEGNFGNRGASREIAAMAYPWVWTLVLLSYLAVVVMAQLRLDAITTILQTL; from the coding sequence GTGCCAGCCGAGACCTCGTCCTCCCGCCGCCCGATCGGCCTCGCGATCTTCCTCGTGGTGGCCGGTGTGCTGGGCTGGTTCGCGTCGTTCGACCTCACCCTCGAGCGCATCGAGACGCTGATCGACCCGAGCTACGTGCCGAGCTGCAACATCTCGCCGCTCGTGACCTGCGGCCCCAACATGGCGAGCCCCCAGGGCGCGCTGTTCGGCTTCCCCAACCCCATCATCGGCGTGGCGGCCTTCGTCGCGCCGATCGTGGTGGGCGTCGCCATCCTCGCCGGCGCCCGGTTCGCGAAGTGGTTCTGGGTGATCTTCAACCTCGGCTTCGCGCTCGCGCTCTGGTTCGTCATCTGGCTGATGATCCAGTCGATCTTCGTGCTCGGCACGCTCTGCCCCTACTGCATGCTCGTGTGGAGCGTCGTGATACCGCTGTTCTGGTACGTCATGGCCTACAACGTCAAGGAGGGCAACTTCGGCAATCGGGGCGCCAGCCGCGAGATCGCGGCGATGGCCTACCCCTGGGTGTGGACGCTGGTGCTGCTCAGCTACCTTGCGGTCGTGGTGATGGCGCAGCTGCGCCTCGACGCCATCACCACGATCCTGCAGACGCTCTAG